Genomic segment of Dehalogenimonas alkenigignens:
AACAGCCACAGCCGGATATCTTTGCCACCCGCCTCTGGTGCCTGCCGCCTTCGAATTCTGTTTTCATGAAAACCTCTAGAACTTCCAGGTTAAGGTCATCGCCGTTTAATTCGCCCAGGCACAGGACATTGGCGTCGTTGTGCTTCCTAGTCAGAGCCGCAAACTCCGGCAGGTAAACCAGAGCGGCGCGGATCTCCGGCAATTTGTTGGCTGCCATACTCATACCGATACCGGTACCGCAGATAAGAATACCTCGTTGGGCATCCCCGCGGGCAACCGCTCCGGCGACCTTCATCGCATAGTCCGGGTAATCCGCCGATTGTTCGCCGTAAGCGCCGAAGTCCTCGACCTCGTGGTCATTATTTTTCAGCCAGTCAGCGATCTTGAGCTTCAATTTATAACCGCGGTGGTCGTTGCCGATTGCGATTTTCATTCACGGCCTCGTTTATTTAAAATAGTACGTTTCCAGCTCCGCCCGGGGCACGGCACCCTCTCTGACGATGACGGGATGCGGTCCGGTGAGGTCAACGATGGTGGACTCCACACCTCCGGGACACCTTCCACCATTCAGCACCATATCTACCCGGTCACCGATCTGGGCGCGTACTTCATCGGCGCTACAGACGCTGCCTCTCCCCGAGACGTTGGCGCTGGTGCCGGTCAGGGGCGCCCCTACCGCTTTGATGACATATAGAGTCAAGGTATGGCCAGGGATGCGTACGGCGACACTGTCTCGTCTGCCGGTGACGATGCTGGGAACAACTGGTTTTTTCGGCAGGATAAGGGTCAGGCCGCCGGGCATGAAACGGCGGGTCAGCAGCTCCGCCAGCGGGTTCATCTCCGCCACCTGCCGCATCTGGATTGAATCAGCCACCAGTACCGGCAGTGCCTTGGTCGTCGCCCGGCCTTTTATATCAAAAATGCGTCCTATAGCGTCAACGTGCTCCAGACTGGCAGCCAAGCAATAAACGGTATCGGTAGGCAAGGCGGCAACGCCGCCATTTCTGATCACATCTATGGCTTTGTCAAGGTCGCGGGAAGACGGCTGCGATGGGTCGGCGGAAGTCAAATTGTTATGTCTACTTAATCGGAAATTCTTGACGCTAGTATAGCAGAATGATAATCTGTAACACTACCGCAATGACCGAATCAAAAGAAAGCCCCACCTCATCCGAAACCCACCGCGTCGCTACATCCGGTGACATTGAGGTTGCTACTTATCTGGAAATCGCTAAGCAA
This window contains:
- the rpiB gene encoding ribose 5-phosphate isomerase B, whose amino-acid sequence is MKIAIGNDHRGYKLKLKIADWLKNNDHEVEDFGAYGEQSADYPDYAMKVAGAVARGDAQRGILICGTGIGMSMAANKLPEIRAALVYLPEFAALTRKHNDANVLCLGELNGDDLNLEVLEVFMKTEFEGGRHQRRVAKISGCGC
- a CDS encoding L-threonylcarbamoyladenylate synthase, with translation MTSADPSQPSSRDLDKAIDVIRNGGVAALPTDTVYCLAASLEHVDAIGRIFDIKGRATTKALPVLVADSIQMRQVAEMNPLAELLTRRFMPGGLTLILPKKPVVPSIVTGRRDSVAVRIPGHTLTLYVIKAVGAPLTGTSANVSGRGSVCSADEVRAQIGDRVDMVLNGGRCPGGVESTIVDLTGPHPVIVREGAVPRAELETYYFK